The Leifsonia xyli genomic sequence ACCCACTCCTCGGCGATCGTGTCGACCGGGGTGGGTTCGCGCTTCTGATCGTTGGTCATGGCTCGACCCTACCGACGACGGCTCCTGCTCGGCACGGGACGCCCTGAATTGTGGACAAGTCGACGGGCCGGCCACCTGTGCACGACTCAGTGCGCCGCCGCGTCCCAGTTCGCGCCGCGGCCGACCTGCACGTCGAGAGGCACGCGGAGGTCGGCGGCGCCGGCCATACGGGCGCGCACGATGGCCTCCAGGGCATCCCACTCGCCCGTCGCCACCTCGAAGATGAGCTCGTCGTGCACCTGGAGCAGCATCCGCGATTCGAGCTTCTGATCGATGATGTCGCCGGCGATGCCGAGCATGGCGACCTTCATGATGTCGGCCGCGGAGCCCTGGATGGGCGCGTTCAGCGCCTGCCGCTCGGCGTTCTCGCGCATGACGCGGTTGGTCGACGTCAGGTCGGCGAAGGGACGGCGGCGGCCGAAGATCGTCTCGGTGAATCCGTCGACGCGGGCCTGTTCCACGACGTTGCGCAGGTAGTCGCGCACCGCGCCGAAGCGCTCGAAGTAGTCGGTCATCAGCTGGCGCGCCTCGGACGTCTCGATACGCAGCTGCTTGGAGAGGCCGAACGCCGACAGGCCGTACGCGAGGCCGTACGACATAGCCTTGACCTTCGTGCGCATGGCCGGGGTGACCTCGGCGGGAGTCACGCCGAAGACCCGGGAGCCGACGAAGCGGTGCAGGTCCTCCCCGCCGTTGAACGCCTCGATCAGGCCAGGGTCTTCCGACAGGTGCGCCATGATCCGCATCTCGATCTGCGAGTAGTCGGCCGTCAGCAGGGTCTCGAAGCCCTCGCCCTGCGTGAACGCCGAGCGGATCTCGCGGCCCTCCTCGGTGCGGATCGGGATGTTCTGGAGGTTCGGGTCGTTCGACGAGATGCGGCCGGTGCTCGTGCCGGTCTGGTCGTAGGTGGTGTGGATGCGGCCGTCCGACTCGACCGACCGCTCCAGTGTCTCGACGATCTGCTTGAGCTTCGTCGCGTCGCGGTGCTGCAGCAGCAGACCGAGGAAGGGGTGCGGGTTCTTCTCCTGCAGGTCGGCCAGCGAGCCGGCGTCGGTCGAGTAGCCGGTCTTGGTGGCGCGGGTCTTCGGCATCCCGAGCTCCTCGAACAGCACCTGCTGGAGCTGCTTCGGCGAGCCGAGGTTGAGCTCGTGGCCGACCTGCGCGTACGCCTGGGCCGCGAAGTCGTTCGCCTTATCGGTCAGCTGCCCGCGGAGACGGGAGAGCACGGCGGAGTCGATGCTGACGCCGTTGAGCTCCATCTCGGCGAGCACCGCGACGAGCGGCAGCTCGATGTCGTCGAGGACGCTGCGCGTGCCCTCGTCGAGCGCGATCGCTTGGCCCTCGGCGACACGGCGGATGAACCACGCCTCGGTCGCCGGGCTCACCGCGTCGTTGATCGGCACGAGCTGGTTCGGGTCGGAGACCGGCAGTGTCTCGCCCAGCACCTCGTACACCTGCTCGGCGAGCGACTGGGCCGCCGCTCCCGGATTCACCAGCCAGGATGCGATGCGCGTGTCGAACGCGAGGCCGTCGACCACGAAGCCGGCGCGGCTCAGCGCCTTGAACTGCGGCTTCGCGTGGAAGAAGTATTTGGGAGCGCTGCTCGCCAGCCACTCCTCGAGCGCCGCGTAGTCGGGCCGCCCGGGTACCCACGGCACGTAGACGCTGTCGTCGGCGGTCGCGAGACCGAAGCCCGAGATGCCGGCCGGTCCGAGCTCGAGCTGGACCGCGACGGCGGCGCCGTCGGCCGACGCCTTCGACAGCCAGTTCGCAAGCTCCTCGTCGACCATCGTGCGGACGGGCGGAGCCGTGACCGCGCCCGCGTCTCCCACCTGGGCGGACGAGGCGACGCCGTCGAGCATCCCCTCTTCGGCCGCCGTCTTCATCAGCCGCTCGAGCAGGGTCTTGAACTGCAGACGGGCGAAGATGTCGCGCACTGCGTTCTCGTTCAGTGGCTTGCGCTCGAGGTCGGCCGGCCCGATCGGCAGCTCGACGTCGTCGCGCAACTGGTTGAGGCGGCGGTTGCGGAGCGCGTTCTCCTTCTGGTCGCGGAGGTTCTGGCCCACGACGCCCTTGATCTCGTCGGCGTGGGCGACGATGTTCTCGACCGTGCCGTACTGCTGCACCCACTTGACGGCGGTCTTCTCGCCGACCTTGTCGATGCCGATGAGGTTGTCGCTGGTCTCGCCGACGAGGGCGGCGATCTCGGGGTACTGGTGGGGCTCGATGCCGTACTTCTCGCGCACCGCGGCCGGGTCGTAGACCTTGAGCTCGGAGACGCCGCGCACGTTCGGGTACAGCAGCGTGACGTCGTCGTTGACGAGCTGGATGGTGTCGCGGTCGCCCGAGACGATGAACACCTTGTAGCCCTGCTCGGCCCCCTGGCGTGCGAGGGTGGCGAGGATGTCGTCGGCCTCGAAGTCCTCCTTGGCGATCGTCGTGACGTTCATCGCGTGGAGGGCCTCTTCGAGCAGCGGGACCTGCCCGGCGAACTCGGACGGCGTCTCGCCGCGCGTGCCCTTGTACTCCGGGTACTCGCGGGTGCGGAAGGAGTAGCGGGAGATGTCGAAGGCCACCGCGAGGTGGGTCGGCTTCTGCTGCTGGAGCAGGTTGATGAACATCGCGATGAAGCCGTGGATCGCGTTCGTGTGCTGACCCTCGCGGTTCACGAAGCTGTCGACGGGGAGGGCGTAGAAGGCCCGGAATGCCAGCGAATGGCCGTCGATGATCAGAAGGGTAGGCTTTTCGGAGTCTGACACCAGGCCAGCCTACAAGGGGCCGGTGACAGTCCAGACGACCGTCAGGAGAGGCCGAGGATGACCGAGGACGCACTCGCGTACGTGCAGCAGAGGGGGCTCGGCGCACTGGCCGAGAAGATGGGCATCGAGATGCTCGAATTCACCGTGGAGCGCGCCGTCGCGCGCATGCCGGTGGAGGGCAACACCCAGCCTGCGGACCTCCTGCACGGCGGCGCGTACGTGGTCCTCGGCGAGTCGCTCGGCTCGATGTCGGCCAATCTCTGGGCAGGCGAGGGACGCCTCGCGGTCGGGATCGAGATCAACGCCTCGCACACCCGCTCCGCGACCAGCGGCTACGTGACCGGCGTCTGCACGCCCATCCACCTCGGCCGCACGCTGGCGACGCACGAGATCGCCGTGACGGACGACCAGGGCCGCCGCTGCTCCACGATCCGCATCACGAACCTGATCAAGGACCTGTGAGGCCCCGCGCCCTTACTTCTTGGGCGCGAGCTGCTCGATGATCGCCTGGGCGACGTCGTGCATGGTGAGGCGGCGGTCCATCGACGCCTTCTGGATCCAGCGGAACGCCTCCGGCTCCGACAGGCCCATCTTCTCGTTGAGGAGGCCCTTCGCGCGGTCGACCAGCTTGCGGGTCTCGAAGCGCTGGACCATGTCCGACACCTCGGCCTCGAGGGCGATGATCTGCTGGTAGCGGGCCAGCGCGATCTCGATCGCGGGCAGCAAGTCGTTCGGCGTGAACGGCTTGACGACGTAGGCGAGGGCGCCGGCCTCGGTCGCGCGCTCCACGAGCTCCTTCTGGCTGAACGCGGTCAGCAGCACGACCGGGGCGATGTGGTCCTTCGACAGCCGCTCGGCCGCCGAGATGCCGTCGAGCTGGGGCATCTTGACGTCCATGATCACCAGGTCGGGGCGCAGCTCGGTCGCGAGCGCGACGGCGGTCTCGCCATCTCCGGCCTCACCGACCACCTCGAACCCGTTGTCGCGCAGGATCTCGACGATGTCGAGACGGATGAGGGACTCGTCCTCCGCGACGACGACGCGGCGGGGTGCGGTGGGGGTGGTCGGTTCCTGGTCAGTCACGTGCAAAATCCTACGGTATCGTTCAGGTGTTGTTGTGCGCCGCCGTGGCGGAATGGCAGACGCGGAGCACTCAAAATGCTTTGTCCGGAAGGGCGTGTGGGTTCGAGTCCCACCGGCGGCACGACTCTCTAGATGCGGGCGCCGACGACGGTCGCGGCGAAGCGCCGGGCGCGTTCCGCCAGCCCCTCGATCCGCTGCTCGACCACCAGGTCCGCGTCGAATCCGACGTACGACGGCGGCGGCGTGCGGCGCACATTGGCGCTGCACTCGAACGCGCCGCAGACCAGCGTTCCCACCGTGTCCCCGTTGCGGCCGGCCGCTCCGGCGCGCCGCGCGGACCAGAACCAGACGTCGTTGGTGAGGTGCACATCCTGACACCAGCCGCACATCGAGGGCCCGTGTGACCGCATGCTGGCCTCAGAGGCGCGGAGCACGATCCCCACCGGGCCGTCGCCGGTCGGGATGACGACGTAGCCGCGCTGCGGCAGCCGTGGATCGCGCCAGCCGAGGTACTCGCGTCGCGACCAGTCGACCTCGTGCAGGCCGGGCGGCATCGGAAGCTCCTCGGCTTCGCTGCGGGAGCAGTTGACGAACGACTCGCGGATCTGCTGCGGGCTCAGGATCTCCATGCGCACCTCCTCGTCCCATGCTCGCACAGGTTTCGGACGGCACCGCTTGACCCTGCCCCACGGGTCAAGGCTTAGCCTGCCGTCATGACCACGATCGATAGCGTCACGGACGCGCGCTTCCAGGAGGACGTGCTCGCCGCCCCGGGCACCACCGTCGTCGAATTCTGGGCGGAATGGTGCGGTCCGTGCCGCGCGCTGACGCCCATCCTGGAACAGCTGCAGGACGAGCACGCCGACCGCATCCGCATCGTCAAGATCAACGCCGACGAGAACATGGACATCGCGGTCGCCTATAAAGCGCTCGCCCTGCCCGTGCTCAAGGTATTCCAGAACGGGGAGGTCGTGAAGACGATCATCGGTGCGAAGCCGAAGCCCGCGATGGAGCTGGAGCTAGCGCCGTTCCTCACGTGAGGTGGTCGTAGGCGCCGCTCACCCAGCCGATGTAGCGGTCGGCGGACCGCAGGACGGCGCCGCGCGCATCCTCCGGGATCACGTTGCCGAGGTTGCCGTACATCCGCTCGAACGGCCGCTCGCAGACCGCGTCCGCGACCCGCCTCACGACGGCCGCCGACAGCGGGATGTCGTTCGGGAAGCTGCGCTGGAACGTCACCCACCGCTGCGACGGGCCGGGGAACACTGTGTCCCCGCTGAGCACGACGCCGCGATCCCAGTGGGCGACCGCGCTGCCCGGGAAATGCCCGCCGATCGTCCGCAGGGTCACGCCGGGCAGCACCTCCACCTCGCCGGCCCAGGTCTGGATGGCCGCGTCCTCGCGCTGCACCCAGTGCCGGTCGGCGGCGTTGACGAGCACCGGAGGGTCGCCCAGCATCCGGGACCAGGTCACCTGCGCGCCGAACATGTGCGGGTGGCTGGTGGCGATGACGGCCGCGCCGCCGAGGTCCAGGACCGCTGCCGCGGCGGCCTCGTCGACGTAGCCGGTCGGGTCCCAGAGGAGGTTCCCGTCGGGCGTGCGCAGCAGGATGCTCTGCTGCCCGATCCCGACCTTCGGCTCGCTGCGCAGCCCGTACAGGTCGGGCTCGAGCTCGGTGACGACGACGTGCTCCCCCTCGCGCTGAAGGCGCTGCAGTGTGGTCCACTCCTGGCCCGTCGGCGGCACGTACTGCCGCTCGTCCTCGCAGATCGGACACGACGCCGGGGCGTCCTCTCCCGCTGGATATTCCACCGCACAGGTCGCGCACAGCCACTCCGCCATGCCCCCGACCCTAGCGCGGCGGAATAGGCTGCCGTGAGGACCGATTGGAGTGGATGTGAAACGCATCGGGTTCCTCAGCTTCGGGCACTACCAGCCCATCCCCGGCTCCGTGTCGCGCACCGCGGCGGACGCCCTGACCCAGACCATCGAGCTGGCCGTCGCCGCCGAGGAGCTGGGCGCGGACGGCGCATTCGTCCGCGTCCACCACTTCGCACCGCAGCTGGCGTCGCCGTTCCCGCTGCTCGCGGCGATCGGCGCGCGCACGAAGCGGATCGACATCGGAACGGCCGTGATCGACATGCGCTACGAGAACCCGCTCTACATGGCCGAGGATGCGGCGGCCGCCGACCTCATCAGCGGCGGGAGGCTGCAGCTCGGCGTGAGCCGCGGGTCACCCGAGACGGCGCTGCGCGGGTCGGAGTCGTTCGGCTACGTCCCCG encodes the following:
- a CDS encoding DNA polymerase I, translated to MSDSEKPTLLIIDGHSLAFRAFYALPVDSFVNREGQHTNAIHGFIAMFINLLQQQKPTHLAVAFDISRYSFRTREYPEYKGTRGETPSEFAGQVPLLEEALHAMNVTTIAKEDFEADDILATLARQGAEQGYKVFIVSGDRDTIQLVNDDVTLLYPNVRGVSELKVYDPAAVREKYGIEPHQYPEIAALVGETSDNLIGIDKVGEKTAVKWVQQYGTVENIVAHADEIKGVVGQNLRDQKENALRNRRLNQLRDDVELPIGPADLERKPLNENAVRDIFARLQFKTLLERLMKTAAEEGMLDGVASSAQVGDAGAVTAPPVRTMVDEELANWLSKASADGAAVAVQLELGPAGISGFGLATADDSVYVPWVPGRPDYAALEEWLASSAPKYFFHAKPQFKALSRAGFVVDGLAFDTRIASWLVNPGAAAQSLAEQVYEVLGETLPVSDPNQLVPINDAVSPATEAWFIRRVAEGQAIALDEGTRSVLDDIELPLVAVLAEMELNGVSIDSAVLSRLRGQLTDKANDFAAQAYAQVGHELNLGSPKQLQQVLFEELGMPKTRATKTGYSTDAGSLADLQEKNPHPFLGLLLQHRDATKLKQIVETLERSVESDGRIHTTYDQTGTSTGRISSNDPNLQNIPIRTEEGREIRSAFTQGEGFETLLTADYSQIEMRIMAHLSEDPGLIEAFNGGEDLHRFVGSRVFGVTPAEVTPAMRTKVKAMSYGLAYGLSAFGLSKQLRIETSEARQLMTDYFERFGAVRDYLRNVVEQARVDGFTETIFGRRRPFADLTSTNRVMRENAERQALNAPIQGSAADIMKVAMLGIAGDIIDQKLESRMLLQVHDELIFEVATGEWDALEAIVRARMAGAADLRVPLDVQVGRGANWDAAAH
- a CDS encoding thioesterase — protein: MTEDALAYVQQRGLGALAEKMGIEMLEFTVERAVARMPVEGNTQPADLLHGGAYVVLGESLGSMSANLWAGEGRLAVGIEINASHTRSATSGYVTGVCTPIHLGRTLATHEIAVTDDQGRRCSTIRITNLIKDL
- a CDS encoding transcriptional regulator; protein product: MTDQEPTTPTAPRRVVVAEDESLIRLDIVEILRDNGFEVVGEAGDGETAVALATELRPDLVIMDVKMPQLDGISAAERLSKDHIAPVVLLTAFSQKELVERATEAGALAYVVKPFTPNDLLPAIEIALARYQQIIALEAEVSDMVQRFETRKLVDRAKGLLNEKMGLSEPEAFRWIQKASMDRRLTMHDVAQAIIEQLAPKK
- a CDS encoding translation elongation factor codes for the protein MEILSPQQIRESFVNCSRSEAEELPMPPGLHEVDWSRREYLGWRDPRLPQRGYVVIPTGDGPVGIVLRASEASMRSHGPSMCGWCQDVHLTNDVWFWSARRAGAAGRNGDTVGTLVCGAFECSANVRRTPPPSYVGFDADLVVEQRIEGLAERARRFAATVVGARI
- a CDS encoding thiol reductase thioredoxin, whose amino-acid sequence is MTTIDSVTDARFQEDVLAAPGTTVVEFWAEWCGPCRALTPILEQLQDEHADRIRIVKINADENMDIAVAYKALALPVLKVFQNGEVVKTIIGAKPKPAMELELAPFLT
- a CDS encoding hydrolase, which gives rise to MAEWLCATCAVEYPAGEDAPASCPICEDERQYVPPTGQEWTTLQRLQREGEHVVVTELEPDLYGLRSEPKVGIGQQSILLRTPDGNLLWDPTGYVDEAAAAAVLDLGGAAVIATSHPHMFGAQVTWSRMLGDPPVLVNAADRHWVQREDAAIQTWAGEVEVLPGVTLRTIGGHFPGSAVAHWDRGVVLSGDTVFPGPSQRWVTFQRSFPNDIPLSAAVVRRVADAVCERPFERMYGNLGNVIPEDARGAVLRSADRYIGWVSGAYDHLT